From one Thermoanaerobaculum aquaticum genomic stretch:
- a CDS encoding type II secretion system protein, translating into MTARVRGVMKRKAQKGMTLVEVLVALAILLFVALAILEMFTMSYLANMGSLARTDLQYRAQRVAESIRYMYAIYRQRNVAVPIPACGIDFSNITPGEVSIPNDPTDACWGEPLFRVVDADSASARYDLRYEITDEGQFWLVTVRAYPRETGLRYLGMAIAAKGVRYVAQLPK; encoded by the coding sequence ATGACGGCGCGGGTGCGTGGCGTCATGAAGAGGAAGGCTCAAAAGGGAATGACGCTCGTTGAGGTGTTGGTGGCCTTGGCCATCTTGCTTTTTGTGGCCCTGGCGATTTTGGAAATGTTCACCATGAGCTATCTGGCCAATATGGGCTCGTTGGCACGCACCGACTTGCAATACAGGGCCCAGCGGGTGGCGGAAAGCATTCGGTACATGTACGCGATTTATCGCCAGCGGAATGTGGCAGTTCCCATTCCCGCTTGCGGCATCGATTTCTCCAATATCACCCCAGGGGAAGTATCCATTCCCAACGACCCCACTGACGCCTGCTGGGGCGAGCCGCTGTTTCGGGTAGTTGATGCCGACAGCGCCAGCGCCCGCTACGATTTGCGTTACGAAATCACCGATGAGGGGCAGTTTTGGCTTGTTACGGTAAGGGCCTATCCGCGGGAAACAGGACTTAGGTACCTTGGAATGGCCATTGCGGCCAAAGGAGTCAGGTATGTGGCGCAACTCCCCAAGTAG
- a CDS encoding pilus assembly PilX family protein, protein MNSQRGAALITVLLVMLVLTALGIAVSLIMTSEDRISSRQDLQKLALYAAEAGLRRGEETLLGYTVDQANGLLQYASSTPEAWRETPSTPQHPDYTDLGSWDGLHLGTYLRTADGTELSNVPVVLTGAKGLPAFFSVFVRNNPTDPSKQPTTNGDLVIRLVAVGWVASSADPNAPFSGRGVRAVKILEEEYSFEGQSSPSNMAQKNVNQQGTGSIVYSPPGT, encoded by the coding sequence ATGAACTCGCAACGCGGCGCCGCCCTTATTACCGTGCTTTTGGTCATGCTGGTCTTGACCGCCTTGGGCATTGCCGTTTCGCTGATCATGACCAGCGAGGACCGAATCTCCAGCCGCCAGGATTTACAAAAGCTCGCCCTTTATGCGGCCGAGGCCGGTCTGCGACGGGGGGAAGAAACCCTCCTTGGTTACACCGTGGATCAAGCAAACGGGCTTTTGCAGTACGCCAGCAGCACCCCGGAGGCCTGGCGGGAAACGCCCAGCACCCCCCAGCACCCGGACTACACAGACTTAGGCAGCTGGGACGGCCTGCACTTGGGTACCTACCTGCGCACTGCTGATGGTACGGAATTGTCAAACGTTCCTGTGGTGCTTACCGGTGCCAAAGGGTTGCCGGCTTTTTTCTCGGTTTTCGTGCGCAATAACCCCACAGATCCTTCAAAGCAGCCAACAACAAACGGCGACTTGGTGATCCGCTTGGTAGCCGTGGGCTGGGTGGCCTCCTCTGCTGACCCCAACGCACCTTTTTCAGGCAGGGGTGTGCGGGCGGTGAAGATCTTGGAGGAGGAGTACAGTTTTGAAGGGCAGTCCTCGCCATCAAACATGGCCCAAAAGAACGTCAACCAGCAGGGGACGGGGTCGATCGTCTACAGCCCCCCGGGGACCTGA